A window of the Pseudomonas sp. B21_DOA genome harbors these coding sequences:
- a CDS encoding KpsF/GutQ family sugar-phosphate isomerase, translated as MSKTRDLIQSAQRTIRLEVEAVQGLMAHIDADFVRACEMILASKGRVVVVGMGKSGHIGNKIAATLASTGTPAFFVHPAEASHGDMGMITRDDVILALSNSGSTNEIVTLLPLIKRLGIQLISVTGNPQSPLAKAAEVNLNVHVEHEACPLNLAPTSSTTAALVMGDALAVALLEARGFTAEDFAFSHPGGALGRRLLLKVENVMHAGQELPQVQRGTLLKDALMEMTRKGLGMTAILEADGKLAGIFTDGDLRRTLDRAIDIRSATIDQVMTAHGKTARPDMLAAEALKIMEDHRINALVVVDEEDRPIGAFNLSDLLRAGVM; from the coding sequence ATGAGCAAAACCCGCGACCTGATTCAATCGGCACAACGCACCATCCGCCTCGAAGTGGAAGCCGTCCAAGGCTTGATGGCCCATATCGACGCCGATTTCGTACGCGCTTGCGAGATGATTCTGGCCAGCAAGGGCCGTGTGGTCGTGGTCGGCATGGGCAAATCCGGGCACATCGGCAACAAGATCGCCGCCACCCTCGCCAGCACCGGCACTCCGGCGTTTTTCGTGCATCCGGCCGAAGCCAGCCATGGCGACATGGGCATGATTACCCGCGACGACGTGATTCTGGCCCTGTCGAACTCTGGTTCGACCAATGAAATCGTGACGCTGCTGCCGCTGATCAAGCGCTTGGGCATTCAACTGATCAGCGTCACCGGCAACCCGCAGTCGCCCTTGGCGAAGGCTGCCGAGGTCAATCTCAATGTGCATGTCGAGCACGAAGCCTGCCCGTTGAATCTGGCACCGACTTCTTCTACTACTGCTGCGCTGGTCATGGGCGATGCCCTGGCCGTGGCGCTGCTGGAAGCTCGTGGTTTCACTGCTGAAGATTTCGCGTTCTCGCATCCGGGCGGCGCCCTTGGCCGTCGCCTGCTGCTGAAAGTGGAAAACGTCATGCACGCCGGGCAAGAGCTGCCGCAGGTACAACGCGGCACCCTGCTCAAGGACGCACTGATGGAAATGACCCGCAAAGGCCTAGGCATGACCGCTATCCTTGAAGCCGACGGCAAGCTCGCCGGGATCTTCACTGACGGTGATTTGCGCCGCACCCTGGATCGCGCCATCGACATCCGCAGCGCCACCATCGATCAGGTGATGACCGCCCACGGCAAGACCGCCCGGCCCGACATGCTCGCCGCCGAAGCCCTGAAAATCATGGAAGACCATCGAATCAACGCCCTGGTAGTCGTCGACGAGGAGGATCGCCCGATCGGCGCCTTCAACCTCTCCGATCTGCTGCGCGCAGGAGTCATGTAA
- the mlaD gene encoding outer membrane lipid asymmetry maintenance protein MlaD translates to MQNRTLEIGVGLFLLAGILALLLLALRVSGLSPTSSTDTYKLYAYFDNIAGLTVRAKVTMAGVTIGKVTAIDLDRDSFTGRVTLQVDKKVDNLPVDSTASILTAGLLGEKYIGISVGGEDTQLKDGGTIHDTQSSLVLEDLIGKFLLNTVSKDAK, encoded by the coding sequence ATGCAAAACCGCACCCTGGAAATCGGTGTCGGCCTGTTCCTGCTGGCAGGGATCCTGGCTTTGCTGCTGCTCGCCTTGCGCGTCAGTGGCCTGTCTCCGACTTCGTCTACCGATACTTACAAGCTGTATGCGTATTTCGACAATATCGCCGGTCTGACGGTCAGAGCCAAAGTGACCATGGCCGGTGTGACCATCGGTAAGGTCACTGCTATCGATCTGGATCGCGACAGCTTCACCGGTCGGGTCACGCTGCAAGTGGATAAAAAGGTCGACAACCTGCCGGTCGACTCGACAGCGTCTATCCTCACCGCGGGTCTGCTGGGCGAGAAATACATCGGTATCAGCGTCGGCGGTGAAGACACCCAGTTGAAAGACGGTGGAACCATCCATGACACGCAGTCGTCACTGGTACTGGAAGACCTGATCGGTAAATTCCTGCTCAATACCGTTAGCAAAGACGCCAAATGA
- a CDS encoding HAD family hydrolase — protein sequence MSNDLLQRGKAIKLAVFDVDGVLTDGRLYFLEDGSEFKTFNTLDGQGIKMLMNAGVQTAIISGRKTPVVERRAKNLGIPHLFQGREDKLVVLDGLLAQLGLSYEEVAYLGDDLPDLPVIRRVGLGMAVANAADFVREHAHGVTRARGGEGAAREFCELILRAQGRLEAANAAYL from the coding sequence ATGAGCAACGATCTGCTGCAACGCGGCAAAGCGATCAAACTGGCAGTTTTCGATGTCGACGGTGTGCTCACCGACGGCCGCCTGTACTTCCTCGAAGACGGCAGTGAGTTCAAGACCTTCAACACCCTCGACGGCCAAGGCATCAAGATGTTGATGAATGCCGGCGTACAAACCGCAATCATCAGCGGTCGCAAGACCCCGGTGGTCGAGCGCCGCGCGAAGAACCTCGGCATCCCGCATCTGTTTCAGGGGCGTGAAGACAAACTGGTGGTGCTCGACGGCCTGCTCGCGCAACTGGGCCTAAGCTATGAAGAAGTCGCCTATCTCGGTGACGATCTGCCAGACTTGCCGGTAATCCGCCGTGTAGGGCTGGGCATGGCGGTGGCCAACGCTGCCGATTTCGTCCGCGAACACGCCCACGGCGTTACCCGCGCCCGTGGCGGCGAAGGTGCCGCCCGCGAATTCTGCGAATTGATCCTGCGCGCCCAGGGCCGCCTCGAAGCGGCCAACGCCGCGTACCTGTGA
- the murA gene encoding UDP-N-acetylglucosamine 1-carboxyvinyltransferase — protein sequence MDKLIITGGARLDGEIRISGAKNSALPILAATLLCDGPVTVGNLPHLHDITTMIELFGRMGIEPVIDEKLSVEIDPRTIKTLIAPYELVKTMRASILVLGPMVARFGEAEVALPGGCAIGSRPVDLHIRGLEAMGAVIDVEGGYIKAKAPEGGLRGAHFFFDTVSVTGTENIMMAAALAKGRSVLQNAAREPEVVDLANFLNAMGAKVSGAGTDTITIDGVERLGSAFYKVMPDRIETGTYLVAAAVTGGRVKVKDTDPTILEAVLEKLREAGAEITCGEDWIELNMHGKRPKAVNVRTAPYPAFPTDMQAQFISLNAIAEGTGAVIETIFENRFMHVYELHRMGAHIQVEGNTAIVTGIEKLKGAPVMATDLRASASLVISALVAEGDTLIDRIYHIDRGYECIEEKLQMLGAKIRRVPG from the coding sequence ATGGATAAATTGATTATTACCGGTGGCGCTCGTCTTGATGGCGAGATCCGCATTTCCGGCGCGAAGAACTCCGCCCTGCCGATTCTGGCCGCGACCTTGCTGTGCGATGGCCCGGTCACCGTTGGCAACCTGCCGCACCTGCACGACATCACCACCATGATCGAGCTGTTCGGGCGCATGGGCATTGAGCCGGTGATCGACGAGAAGCTCAGCGTCGAAATCGACCCGCGCACGATCAAGACCCTGATCGCCCCGTACGAACTGGTGAAAACCATGCGTGCGTCGATTCTGGTACTAGGCCCTATGGTTGCCCGTTTCGGTGAAGCCGAAGTCGCACTGCCTGGCGGTTGCGCCATCGGTTCGCGTCCGGTTGACCTGCACATCCGCGGTCTGGAAGCCATGGGCGCGGTCATCGACGTCGAAGGCGGCTACATCAAGGCCAAGGCGCCTGAAGGCGGCCTGCGCGGCGCGCATTTCTTCTTCGACACCGTCAGCGTGACCGGTACCGAAAACATCATGATGGCCGCTGCACTGGCCAAAGGCCGCAGCGTGTTGCAGAACGCCGCGCGCGAGCCTGAAGTGGTCGATCTGGCGAACTTCCTCAACGCCATGGGCGCCAAGGTTTCCGGCGCCGGCACCGACACCATCACCATCGATGGCGTCGAGCGTCTGGGTTCGGCTTTCTACAAGGTCATGCCTGACCGTATCGAAACCGGCACCTACCTGGTCGCTGCTGCCGTCACCGGTGGCCGCGTCAAGGTCAAGGACACCGATCCGACCATTCTCGAAGCAGTGCTGGAAAAGCTGCGTGAAGCCGGCGCGGAAATCACCTGCGGTGAAGACTGGATCGAGCTGAACATGCACGGCAAGCGGCCGAAAGCGGTCAACGTGCGCACCGCGCCGTACCCGGCGTTCCCGACCGACATGCAGGCCCAGTTCATCTCGCTGAACGCCATTGCCGAAGGCACCGGTGCGGTGATCGAGACGATCTTCGAAAACCGTTTCATGCACGTGTACGAGCTGCACCGCATGGGCGCGCATATCCAGGTTGAAGGCAACACCGCGATCGTCACCGGCATCGAGAAGCTCAAGGGCGCGCCAGTCATGGCCACCGACCTGCGCGCATCGGCCAGCCTGGTGATCTCGGCGCTGGTTGCCGAAGGCGACACGCTGATCGACCGCATCTACCACATCGACCGTGGTTACGAGTGCATCGAAGAAAAACTGCAAATGCTGGGTGCCAAGATCCGTCGCGTTCCGGGCTGA
- a CDS encoding ABC transporter substrate-binding protein, which translates to MISILRRGLLVLLAALPLMANAAPGQSAHDLIQDTTNRMLADLQANKEKYKQDPQDFYAALNSIVGPVVDAEGISKSIMTVKYSRKATPEQMQRFQENFKRGLFQFYGNALLEYNNQGITVDPAKDESGDRTSVNMTVKGSNGAIYPVQYTLEKIGGEWKLRNVIINGINIGKLFRDQFADAMQRNGNDLDKTIDGWAGEVAKAKQETDKAAAKPAQ; encoded by the coding sequence ATGATCTCTATCTTGCGACGTGGCCTGTTGGTGTTGCTCGCGGCCCTGCCGTTGATGGCTAACGCCGCACCGGGGCAATCGGCTCATGACCTGATTCAGGACACCACGAACCGGATGCTTGCCGATTTGCAGGCCAATAAAGAAAAGTACAAGCAGGATCCGCAGGATTTCTATGCGGCGCTCAACAGCATTGTCGGGCCGGTGGTGGATGCCGAGGGCATCTCCAAGAGCATCATGACCGTGAAGTATTCGCGCAAGGCCACGCCTGAGCAGATGCAACGCTTTCAGGAAAACTTCAAGCGCGGCCTGTTCCAGTTCTACGGCAACGCGCTGCTGGAATACAACAACCAGGGCATCACGGTTGACCCGGCCAAGGACGAATCTGGCGACCGCACCAGCGTCAACATGACCGTCAAGGGCAGCAACGGCGCGATTTATCCGGTGCAGTACACCCTTGAGAAGATCGGTGGCGAGTGGAAACTGCGCAACGTGATCATCAACGGCATCAACATCGGCAAGCTTTTCCGTGATCAGTTCGCCGACGCCATGCAGCGCAATGGCAACGATCTGGACAAGACCATCGATGGCTGGGCCGGTGAAGTGGCCAAGGCCAAGCAGGAAACCGACAAAGCCGCCGCGAAGCCAGCGCAATGA
- a CDS encoding STAS domain-containing protein, whose translation MSEAAVRMSDVDELVLSGVLDYRTGPDLRKEGQALIKSSKASALVIDCSAVQKSSSVGLSLLLCFMRDAQAAGKAVSIRAMPEDMREIAQVSELTELLAHP comes from the coding sequence ATGAGTGAGGCGGCAGTTCGCATGAGTGATGTCGACGAGCTGGTGCTCAGCGGCGTGCTGGATTACCGCACCGGGCCCGACCTGCGCAAGGAAGGGCAGGCGCTGATCAAATCGAGCAAGGCATCGGCGCTGGTCATCGATTGTTCGGCGGTGCAGAAGTCCAGTAGCGTCGGCCTGTCATTGCTGCTGTGCTTCATGCGCGATGCGCAGGCGGCCGGCAAGGCCGTCAGCATTCGCGCGATGCCCGAAGACATGCGCGAAATCGCTCAGGTCAGTGAACTGACCGAGCTGTTGGCGCATCCCTGA
- a CDS encoding BolA family transcriptional regulator produces MQAVEVKSFLEGKLPGTLVEVEGEGCNFQLNVISDELAALSPVKRQQQVYAHLNPWITDGSIHAVTMKFFSRAAWAERT; encoded by the coding sequence ATGCAGGCCGTAGAAGTGAAGAGCTTCCTTGAAGGAAAGCTGCCAGGAACGCTGGTAGAAGTTGAAGGCGAAGGCTGCAACTTCCAGCTGAACGTGATTAGCGATGAACTGGCGGCGTTGAGCCCGGTGAAGCGTCAGCAGCAGGTCTATGCCCATTTGAACCCATGGATCACCGATGGCAGCATCCATGCGGTCACTATGAAATTTTTCAGCCGCGCGGCCTGGGCCGAGCGCACCTGA